From Micromonospora carbonacea:
TCGCCGGTGCGCAGCTTCCCGCCGAGCACGCCGGACTGCTCGTAGACGGTGACCTCGGTGCCGGCCGGGGCCCGGTCGGCCAGCCGGACGGCGGCGGCCAGCCCGGTGATCCCGCCCCCGACGATCGCCACCCGCCACGGCTGCCGCACGGTCGCCCCCTCTGCTATTCGCCCGGTCGCGCGGACACCTCGTGCACCAGCGCGACCACCCGGGTCAGCACGTCCGGATCGGTCTCCGGAAGGACGCCGTGACCGAGGTTGAACACGTGGCCGGGGGCCGACCGCCCCTCGGCGAGGATCCGCCGCACCTCCGCCTCGACCACCGGCCACGGGGCGAACAGCACGCACGGGTCGAGGTTGCCCTGCACGGCCTTGTCCGCGCCGACCCGGCGGGACGCGACGTCCAGCGGCGTACGCCAGTCGACGCCGACCACGTCCGCGCCGGCCTCGCCCATGGCGGGCAGCAGCTCGGCGGTGCCCACCCCGAAGTGGATCCGGGGCACCCCGGCGTCGGCCAGCCCGGCCAGCACCTTCGTCGAGTGCGGCAGCACGTGGCGCCGGTAGTCGGCCTCGGACAGCGCCCCGGCCCACGAGTCGAACAGCTGCACCGCCGACACGCCGGCCTCGACCTGCACCCGCAGGAACGCCAGCGTCACCTCGGCCAGCCGGGCGCACAGTGCGTGCCACAGCTCCGGCTCGCCGTGCATCAGGGCCTTGGTCTTCGCGTGGGTCCGCGACGGCCCGCCCTCGACCAGGTAGCTGGCCAGGGTGAACGGGGCCCCCGCGAAGCCGATCAGCGGGGTGTCGCCCAGCTCGGCGACGAGCAGCCGCACCGCCTCGTCGACGTAGGAGACGTCGTCGCGGCCGATCCGCCGGATCCGCTCGACGTCGGCGGCGGTGCGCACCGGCTCGGCGACCACCGGCCCGGTACCCGCGACGATGTCCAGCTCGACCCCGGCGGCGGCCACCGGCACCACGATGTCGCTGAACAGGATCGCCGCGTCGACCCCGTGCCGGCGGACCGGCTGGAGGGTGATCTCGGCGACCAGCTCGGGGCGGCGGCAGGACTCCAGCATCCCGACGTTCTTGCGGATCTCGCGGTATTCCGGCAGCGAACGGCCGGCCTGGCGCATGAACCAGACGGGGGTGTGCGGGCCGGGCTCGCGCCGGCAGGCCCGGACGAACGGCGACCCGCCCGTCCCGGTGCGGCGGGATTCTCCGTCTCGGGCGGCGGTGCCCGTCGTCTCGGTGCTCATCGCGGCTATCGTGCCACGCCCCCGGACCCCCTCCCCCACCCCGGCCGCCTTTTGTGACGTGCAAGGAAGGGCCCCCTGTTAACGCATCCGGTAGAGCAGGGTGCCCCGCTCACCGTCCACCGTTGGTGGGGCCGCCGCCGCAGGCCGTCGGCGTGCCGTTCCGGCGGCTGGGCGGCAGGCGGCATAGGCTGCCGGCATGGCCCCCCCGATCGCGCTCCCGGAGACCTTCGCCCGCGCGGTCGCCGGGCTGCGGTCGGCCGCGCCCCGATCGGAGATCGTCCTGGAGGAGGTCGGCGCGCCGCAGCGCCTCGCGCCGTACGCTTTCGCGCTCTCCGCGACGGTGCTGCGCGACGGCGACGAGGTGGCCACCGGGCGGCTGATCCTGCTGCACGACCCCGCCGGGCACGAGGCGTGGCAGGGCACCCTGCGGCTGGTCACCTACGTCACGGCGGAGCTGGAGATCGACCTGGCCGCCGACCCGCTGCTGCCCGGGGTGGGCTGGACCTGGCTGACCGACGCGCTGGACGCGCAGGACGCCCCGCACCGGGCGATCGGGGGCACGGTCACCCAGACCATGTCGACCCGGTTCGGCGACCTCGCCGGGCCGCCGGCCGCCGGCGACATCGAGATCCGGGCCTCGTGGACCCCGCTCGGCGAGGACCTCACCCCGCACCTGATGGCCTGGTGCGCCCTGCTCGCCTCGACGGCGGGCCTGCCCCCGCCCGGGGTGACCTCCCTGACGGAGCGCCGCCCGGCGGGCGCGGCCTGACCGACCGCCGCAAGCCGCAAGCCGCAAGCCGCAGATCTTGGCAAATCTCGGCCCCTGGAGGGGCCGTTTCGCTCCAAGATCTGCGGGTGCCGGGCCCGGTGCAGCCCGGCCCCGCCCGTCGTGGCGCGGGCGGGGCTGGGCTGGGCGGGTGACTTCCTGACTGCGCGCTGTCAGAGGTAGTTCTCGGCCTCGTCGCAG
This genomic window contains:
- a CDS encoding DUF3000 domain-containing protein is translated as MAPPIALPETFARAVAGLRSAAPRSEIVLEEVGAPQRLAPYAFALSATVLRDGDEVATGRLILLHDPAGHEAWQGTLRLVTYVTAELEIDLAADPLLPGVGWTWLTDALDAQDAPHRAIGGTVTQTMSTRFGDLAGPPAAGDIEIRASWTPLGEDLTPHLMAWCALLASTAGLPPPGVTSLTERRPAGAA
- the hemE gene encoding uroporphyrinogen decarboxylase; translation: MSTETTGTAARDGESRRTGTGGSPFVRACRREPGPHTPVWFMRQAGRSLPEYREIRKNVGMLESCRRPELVAEITLQPVRRHGVDAAILFSDIVVPVAAAGVELDIVAGTGPVVAEPVRTAADVERIRRIGRDDVSYVDEAVRLLVAELGDTPLIGFAGAPFTLASYLVEGGPSRTHAKTKALMHGEPELWHALCARLAEVTLAFLRVQVEAGVSAVQLFDSWAGALSEADYRRHVLPHSTKVLAGLADAGVPRIHFGVGTAELLPAMGEAGADVVGVDWRTPLDVASRRVGADKAVQGNLDPCVLFAPWPVVEAEVRRILAEGRSAPGHVFNLGHGVLPETDPDVLTRVVALVHEVSARPGE